The Afipia massiliensis genome has a segment encoding these proteins:
- a CDS encoding class I SAM-dependent methyltransferase has product MLDTTNTISKVPVDFTAVKARQQGAWSSGDYAVVGTTLQIVGEELCEALDLRAGQRVLDVAAGNGNVTLAAARRWCDVTSTDYVPALLERGQERAHAERLNITFREADAEALPFPDKSFDAVVSTFGVMFTPDHDRAAGELIRACKSGGKIGLANWTPEGFIGQLFKTIGKHLPPPPGVKSPALWGTRARIDEMFSANASSIKVAQRHFVFRYRSTDHWLEIFKGYYGPVLKAFAALEPAAQSALESDIRALLSHFNRSGDDAVIIPSEYLEIVCTRR; this is encoded by the coding sequence ATGCTCGATACCACCAATACCATCAGCAAAGTTCCCGTTGACTTTACGGCGGTCAAGGCCCGCCAGCAAGGCGCCTGGTCGTCCGGCGATTACGCCGTGGTCGGCACCACCCTTCAAATCGTCGGCGAGGAGCTGTGCGAAGCACTAGACCTCCGTGCTGGCCAGCGCGTGCTCGACGTCGCTGCCGGGAACGGCAACGTCACGCTTGCTGCCGCGCGCCGCTGGTGTGACGTCACCTCCACCGATTATGTGCCGGCCCTGCTCGAACGTGGCCAGGAACGCGCTCACGCCGAGCGGCTCAACATCACCTTTCGTGAGGCCGATGCCGAGGCGCTGCCGTTTCCGGACAAGAGTTTCGACGCGGTGGTCTCGACCTTTGGCGTGATGTTCACGCCGGATCACGACCGCGCCGCGGGCGAACTCATCCGCGCCTGCAAGTCCGGCGGCAAGATCGGTCTCGCCAACTGGACGCCGGAAGGCTTCATCGGCCAGCTTTTCAAGACCATCGGCAAACACCTGCCGCCGCCTCCCGGCGTGAAGTCACCGGCGCTCTGGGGCACCCGCGCACGTATCGACGAGATGTTTTCGGCTAACGCCTCATCCATCAAGGTGGCACAACGTCATTTCGTGTTTCGCTACCGTTCGACGGACCATTGGCTAGAGATCTTCAAAGGCTACTACGGACCTGTGCTCAAGGCGTTCGCTGCGCTCGAACCCGCCGCTCAATCGGCGCTCGAAAGCGACATCAGGGCGCTGCTCAGCCATTTCAACCGCTCAGGCGATGACGCCGTCATTATTCCCAGCGAGTATCTGGAGATCGTCTGCACGCGGCGCTGA
- a CDS encoding transcriptional regulator, translating to METSVVRGVEMRVESDRSGGPALHVQLLGPLAIERGGAPVALPTSRKVRALLAYLALAPRAVPRSQLCELLWDVPNDPRGELRWCLSKLRFVVDTPDRQRVETQEDTVALDLADCSVDAIEVARATQQGIQQLSPERLRALASLYVGEFLEGFEIDRNPDFNAWLTAQRRQFRGRHAALLERLAGAETGDDIFGYLEKWLALAPFDLRVHEMLLDAFARRGRLREGDEHLLSTARMFEADGLDHGPVREMWRAAKARGDGAKVRAADLSPGLALTPPDADSAIASPRRASIAVMPFVDRNAAWPAQGGAAGGLAHDLITRLAKLRSLFIIAQGTVFALSERHVGPEEAGRMLNVDYVVSGSLQRQGTRMTVAVELAETRSARIVWTEVFDQRISDSFLVLDEIGNRIVASIAHEIETIERNRAMLKPPNSLDAWEAYHRGLWHVYRFNKADNERAREFFEMAVQRDPTFARAYGGLSFAHFQSAFQGWAPREPEVDRAFDTAGQSLMADDRDPGAHWAMGRALWLRGQQDQSLIELEQAIDLSPNFALGHYTLAFVHSQGGDPQAAVKFSDHSRHLSPFDPLLFGMLGARAMALVRLRQFDEAADWGLKAAARPNAHAHILAIAAYCLALAGRLEEGRAQMVAIRKRLPGYCVDDFLTAMQFAPEGAVLFREGARRIG from the coding sequence ATGGAGACGAGCGTGGTACGCGGCGTGGAAATGCGCGTGGAATCGGATCGGTCCGGCGGCCCGGCCTTGCATGTGCAATTGCTCGGACCACTGGCGATTGAGCGGGGCGGCGCCCCGGTGGCGCTGCCGACGTCGCGCAAGGTGCGGGCGCTGTTGGCTTATCTCGCGCTCGCGCCACGCGCGGTGCCGCGAAGCCAGCTTTGCGAACTTCTCTGGGATGTTCCGAACGATCCGCGCGGAGAGCTGCGCTGGTGCCTCAGCAAGCTGAGGTTTGTGGTCGATACGCCCGACCGGCAACGGGTTGAAACCCAGGAAGATACCGTCGCGCTCGATCTGGCCGATTGCTCTGTCGATGCCATCGAGGTCGCGCGCGCAACCCAGCAGGGCATCCAGCAATTGTCGCCCGAACGGCTGCGAGCGCTGGCCTCGCTGTACGTCGGAGAATTTCTCGAAGGCTTCGAGATCGATCGTAATCCGGATTTCAATGCATGGCTTACAGCACAGCGCCGCCAGTTTCGCGGCCGCCACGCAGCCCTGCTGGAGCGCCTTGCCGGAGCAGAGACCGGCGACGACATCTTCGGCTATCTGGAAAAGTGGCTGGCGCTTGCGCCATTCGATCTGCGCGTCCACGAAATGCTGCTGGATGCATTCGCGCGTCGCGGCAGGCTGCGCGAAGGTGACGAGCATTTGTTGTCAACCGCACGGATGTTCGAGGCCGATGGTCTCGATCACGGGCCAGTGCGCGAGATGTGGCGGGCAGCGAAAGCGCGGGGCGACGGTGCGAAGGTTCGCGCGGCCGATCTTTCGCCGGGGCTCGCATTGACGCCGCCGGATGCGGACAGCGCGATTGCGTCACCGCGCCGTGCCTCCATTGCGGTGATGCCGTTTGTCGACCGCAACGCTGCGTGGCCCGCGCAGGGTGGCGCGGCCGGAGGCCTCGCGCACGATCTGATCACGAGGCTCGCCAAGCTGCGCAGCCTCTTTATCATCGCGCAGGGCACTGTGTTCGCACTCAGCGAGCGGCACGTTGGTCCGGAAGAAGCAGGTCGAATGCTGAACGTGGACTATGTGGTCAGCGGCTCGCTGCAGCGCCAGGGCACGCGCATGACCGTCGCGGTCGAACTCGCCGAGACGCGCTCCGCGCGCATTGTCTGGACCGAGGTTTTCGACCAGAGGATCAGCGATTCATTTCTCGTGCTCGATGAAATCGGCAACAGGATCGTGGCATCCATTGCCCATGAGATCGAAACGATCGAGCGCAACCGGGCGATGTTGAAGCCGCCGAACTCGCTGGATGCGTGGGAAGCCTATCATCGAGGGCTGTGGCATGTTTACCGGTTCAACAAGGCCGACAACGAGCGCGCCCGGGAGTTTTTCGAGATGGCGGTGCAGCGCGACCCCACCTTCGCACGGGCCTATGGCGGGCTGTCCTTCGCGCATTTCCAGAGCGCGTTTCAGGGCTGGGCCCCGCGCGAGCCGGAAGTCGACCGGGCCTTCGACACCGCAGGACAGAGCCTGATGGCCGACGATCGCGACCCGGGCGCGCATTGGGCCATGGGCCGGGCGCTCTGGCTGCGCGGACAGCAGGACCAGTCCCTGATCGAACTGGAGCAGGCAATCGACCTCAGTCCGAATTTTGCGCTTGGGCATTACACGCTGGCTTTTGTCCATTCGCAGGGCGGCGATCCGCAGGCGGCCGTCAAATTTTCCGACCACTCGCGTCACCTCAGTCCGTTCGATCCGTTGCTGTTCGGCATGCTCGGCGCGCGTGCGATGGCACTGGTGCGCCTCAGGCAATTTGATGAAGCGGCCGACTGGGGTTTGAAGGCAGCCGCGCGGCCGAACGCGCATGCGCACATCCTGGCGATTGCCGCCTATTGCCTGGCGCTGGCGGGCCGGCTTGAGGAGGGACGCGCGCAGATGGTCGCGATCCGCAAGCGGCTTCCGGGCTATTGCGTCGACGATTTTCTCACTGCGATGCAGTTCGCACCGGAAGGCGCTGTGCTGTTTCGCGAAGGCGCAAGGCGCATCGGATAA
- a CDS encoding bifunctional protein-serine/threonine kinase/phosphatase, which yields MSRELQISVGQHSDKGRKETNQDFYGVLIPAEPLLSLKGIAVALADGISSSTVSSVASESAVKSFLTDYYCTSESWSVKTSAQRVVAATNSWLHSETRRSQYRYDKDKGYVCTLSAIVIKSTTAHIFHVGDSRIYRLSGNTLEQLTNDHRVVISSEQNYLSRALGINPQIEIDYQALPIEKGDVFLLATDGAYEYVGDRFVAKVIHDNAGDLDRAAKLVVEQAYLQGSTDNLTVQIVRIDQLPRSEASEVLGQTSELPPPPLLDARIVFDGYRIVRQIHASSRSHIYLAVDTETDELVSIKIPSIDLRGDAAYLKRFMMEEWIARRIDSPHVLKPCLQSRKRNYLYVVTEFIDGQTLTQWMIDNPRPDVETVRGIVEQIAKGLRAFHRMEMLHQDVRPDNIMIDKTGTVKIIDFGSTKVTGVVEATPPTGASDILGTVQYTAPEYFQGESGSPRSDLFSLGVITYQMLTGKLPYGAQIAKARTKSHYRKLKYNSALDDSRGIPMWIDETLKRAVHPDPLKRYEALSEYTFDLRHPNARYLNASPTPLIERDPLLFWKCLSALLAGVIVVLLAFLHGR from the coding sequence ATGTCGCGCGAATTGCAGATATCGGTCGGACAGCATTCTGATAAGGGTCGTAAAGAGACCAATCAGGATTTTTACGGCGTCCTGATTCCGGCCGAACCGCTATTGAGTCTGAAGGGCATCGCCGTCGCCCTCGCGGACGGCATCAGCAGCAGCACCGTCAGTTCGGTCGCCAGCGAGTCGGCGGTCAAAAGTTTCCTGACGGATTATTATTGCACGTCGGAATCCTGGTCGGTCAAAACCTCGGCGCAGCGTGTCGTCGCCGCGACGAACTCCTGGCTGCATTCCGAAACAAGGCGAAGCCAGTACCGCTACGACAAGGACAAGGGCTACGTCTGCACCCTGAGCGCGATAGTCATCAAGTCCACCACCGCGCACATTTTCCATGTCGGCGACTCGCGGATCTATCGCCTTTCCGGAAACACGCTTGAGCAACTGACCAACGATCACCGCGTCGTCATTTCATCCGAACAGAATTATCTCAGCCGCGCGCTGGGGATCAATCCGCAGATCGAGATCGATTATCAGGCGCTCCCGATCGAGAAGGGCGACGTATTCCTGCTCGCAACCGACGGCGCCTACGAATATGTCGGCGATCGCTTCGTTGCAAAGGTCATCCATGACAATGCCGGCGATCTGGATCGGGCCGCGAAACTCGTTGTCGAGCAGGCCTATCTTCAGGGCAGCACGGACAACCTGACCGTTCAGATCGTCCGCATCGATCAGTTGCCGCGCAGCGAGGCGAGCGAGGTTCTCGGGCAGACATCGGAGCTGCCGCCTCCGCCGCTTCTCGACGCGCGGATAGTTTTCGACGGCTACCGGATCGTCCGGCAAATCCATGCCAGCAGCCGAAGCCACATCTATCTCGCGGTCGACACCGAAACCGATGAACTCGTCAGCATCAAGATCCCCTCGATCGATCTGCGCGGTGATGCGGCCTATCTGAAGCGCTTCATGATGGAGGAGTGGATCGCCCGGCGCATCGACAGTCCTCATGTGCTGAAGCCCTGCCTGCAATCCAGAAAGCGCAACTATCTGTATGTCGTCACCGAATTCATCGACGGCCAGACGCTGACCCAATGGATGATCGACAATCCCAGGCCGGATGTCGAAACCGTGCGCGGCATCGTGGAGCAGATCGCCAAAGGCCTGCGCGCCTTTCACCGGATGGAAATGCTGCATCAGGATGTCAGGCCTGACAACATCATGATCGACAAGACCGGAACGGTGAAGATCATCGATTTCGGCTCGACCAAGGTCACCGGCGTTGTCGAAGCCACACCGCCCACAGGCGCCAGCGACATTCTGGGCACGGTGCAATACACTGCGCCGGAATACTTTCAGGGCGAAAGCGGCTCACCGCGTTCCGATCTGTTCTCGCTCGGCGTCATCACCTATCAGATGCTGACGGGAAAATTGCCTTACGGCGCACAGATCGCAAAGGCCCGGACCAAGTCGCATTACAGGAAACTGAAATACAATTCCGCGCTCGACGACAGCCGCGGAATCCCGATGTGGATTGATGAGACATTGAAGCGCGCCGTCCATCCGGACCCGCTCAAGCGCTATGAGGCACTGTCGGAATACACCTTCGACCTGCGCCATCCCAACGCACGCTACCTCAACGCATCCCCCACGCCGCTGATCGAACGCGATCCCCTGCTGTTCTGGAAATGCCTGTCCGCACTCCTCGCCGGCGTGATCGTGGTACTGCTCGCGTTTCTGCACGGCCGTTAA
- a CDS encoding formate/nitrite transporter family protein, protein MAYLAPSEFVTKMVDAGESKVFMSTRDTLIRAYMAGAILALAAWFAVTITVNTGQPLVGALLFPVGFCILYLLGFDLLTGVFVLVPLALIDKRPGVTLGGVLRNWGLVFVGNFGGAFTVAFLMAFVTTYGFSQEPDKVGAAIGHAGESRTLGYAAHGAAGMATLFFRGVLCNWMVSTGVVGAMISTTVPGKVIAMWMPILVFFYMVFEHSVVNMFLFPSGLLLGAKFSFVDYLIWNEIPTVVGNLVGGLAFTGLTLYTTHIRTAPKRVPA, encoded by the coding sequence ATGGCCTATCTCGCGCCTTCAGAATTTGTCACCAAGATGGTCGATGCCGGAGAATCCAAAGTCTTCATGTCGACAAGAGACACTCTCATCCGGGCCTATATGGCCGGTGCCATCCTGGCGCTTGCCGCGTGGTTCGCCGTCACCATCACCGTGAACACCGGCCAGCCACTGGTCGGAGCGCTGCTGTTCCCGGTCGGGTTCTGCATATTGTATCTGTTGGGCTTCGACCTGTTGACCGGCGTATTCGTGCTGGTGCCGCTTGCGCTGATCGACAAGCGGCCTGGCGTCACACTGGGCGGCGTTCTCAGGAACTGGGGGCTCGTATTCGTCGGCAACTTTGGCGGCGCGTTCACGGTGGCTTTCCTGATGGCATTCGTGACCACCTACGGCTTCTCACAAGAGCCCGACAAGGTCGGCGCTGCTATCGGCCACGCCGGCGAGTCCCGAACGCTCGGTTATGCAGCACACGGCGCCGCCGGCATGGCGACGTTGTTCTTCCGCGGCGTGCTGTGCAACTGGATGGTTTCGACCGGGGTCGTCGGCGCCATGATCTCGACGACGGTGCCCGGCAAGGTGATCGCGATGTGGATGCCGATCCTGGTGTTCTTCTACATGGTCTTTGAGCATTCCGTGGTGAACATGTTCCTGTTTCCGTCGGGGCTGCTTCTGGGCGCGAAGTTCTCGTTCGTGGACTATCTCATCTGGAACGAGATCCCGACCGTGGTCGGCAATCTTGTCGGCGGTCTCGCGTTCACGGGACTGACCCTGTACACCACCCATATCAGGACCGCGCCGAAACGCGTGCCCGCCTGA
- a CDS encoding transcriptional regulator GcvA, with amino-acid sequence MTARLPSLNGLRAFEAAARHLSFTLAAQELNVTQTAISHQIRRLEEELGIKLFIRQSRSLALTPEATDYLPGIRAAFQDLRTATDRLLRNGNDRMLTVSTLTSFAVKWLLPRLAPFQEKHPDIDVRITTSTDLVDFRRGTVDAAIRYGRGQWPGLRAEWLMTDQMFPVCSPALLEGNNALRKPEDLARFTLLHTTGYNDDWRFWLTAAGLPTHIAKNPGLTFDLSFMTIQAAVDGIGVAIGHTAFVQDDIAKGRLVAPFDVTLPEDAGYYFVTPHEKANLPKVTAFRDWLTATMRQ; translated from the coding sequence ATGACCGCCAGATTGCCCTCGCTGAACGGTTTGCGCGCTTTCGAGGCCGCCGCGCGGCACCTCAGCTTCACCCTTGCCGCGCAGGAACTGAACGTCACCCAGACCGCCATCAGCCACCAGATCCGGCGGCTGGAGGAAGAACTCGGTATCAAGCTGTTCATCCGGCAAAGCCGCTCGCTGGCTTTGACGCCCGAGGCCACCGACTATTTGCCGGGCATTCGCGCCGCATTTCAGGATCTGCGCACAGCCACCGACCGCCTGCTGCGCAACGGCAACGACCGGATGCTGACAGTCAGCACGCTGACGTCGTTCGCGGTGAAATGGCTGCTGCCCCGGCTTGCGCCATTTCAGGAAAAACATCCCGACATCGATGTCCGTATCACCACCTCGACCGATCTGGTCGACTTCCGTCGCGGCACGGTGGACGCAGCAATCCGGTACGGACGCGGCCAATGGCCGGGCCTGCGCGCGGAATGGCTGATGACGGACCAGATGTTTCCGGTGTGCAGCCCCGCGCTGCTTGAGGGCAACAATGCCCTGAGAAAGCCGGAAGACCTCGCCCGTTTCACGCTGCTGCACACAACCGGCTACAACGACGACTGGCGGTTCTGGCTGACGGCCGCCGGACTTCCCACCCACATCGCGAAGAATCCAGGACTGACATTCGATCTGTCATTCATGACGATTCAGGCCGCCGTCGACGGCATCGGCGTTGCGATCGGCCACACCGCCTTCGTTCAGGACGATATCGCGAAAGGACGTCTGGTCGCGCCCTTCGATGTGACATTGCCGGAAGATGCCGGATACTATTTCGTCACGCCGCACGAAAAGGCCAATTTGCCGAAGGTCACCGCGTTCCGGGACTGGCTGACAGCGACGATGCGGCAATAA
- a CDS encoding DUF1127 domain-containing protein — MSACTTDLMTNHHHDFIHHPITSISDVLHTWQQRSQRRAELVRLSDRDFHDVGASWSDFAYEASKPFWRA; from the coding sequence ATGTCTGCTTGCACAACCGACCTGATGACAAATCATCATCATGACTTCATCCACCACCCGATCACGTCGATCTCCGACGTGCTGCACACTTGGCAGCAGCGCTCGCAGCGCCGGGCCGAGTTGGTCCGCCTCAGCGACCGCGACTTCCACGACGTCGGCGCGAGCTGGAGCGACTTCGCCTACGAGGCCAGCAAGCCTTTCTGGCGTGCGTAA
- a CDS encoding GNAT family N-acetyltransferase, producing MLAEPDHRFVLSNLGRFTDVVRLKGGRSLTVRFLEPKDADALLFYFRSLSRQSRYNRLMGAASELPPSELDKALHIGEGSRFAVIAEMKIDGVDTIVGESRYSYDAQTQNTEFGLSIGDAWQGQGIGTAMLSNLECRSAALGALRLFGETFRNNDQMIGLARKAGYAFAGAPSDWRLTRFEKPLYRATEIPCESWKQAAMAGWMPNEALLAAR from the coding sequence ATGCTGGCCGAACCCGATCATCGCTTTGTTCTGAGCAATCTCGGCCGCTTCACCGATGTCGTGCGGCTGAAAGGCGGCAGGTCGTTGACGGTGCGATTCCTCGAGCCGAAGGACGCCGACGCGCTGCTGTTTTACTTCCGGTCGCTGTCGCGCCAGTCGCGCTACAATCGCCTGATGGGGGCCGCCAGTGAGCTGCCGCCGTCGGAGCTCGACAAGGCGCTTCATATCGGCGAAGGCAGCCGTTTCGCGGTGATCGCCGAAATGAAAATCGACGGCGTCGACACGATCGTCGGAGAGTCCCGCTACAGCTACGACGCGCAAACGCAGAACACTGAATTCGGACTGTCCATCGGCGACGCATGGCAGGGTCAGGGTATCGGCACGGCCATGCTGTCCAATCTCGAATGCCGCTCGGCGGCGCTCGGCGCGCTGAGGCTGTTCGGCGAAACATTCCGCAACAACGACCAGATGATCGGTCTCGCCCGCAAGGCCGGATACGCCTTTGCAGGAGCGCCGAGCGATTGGCGACTGACACGCTTCGAAAAGCCGCTGTATCGCGCCACGGAAATTCCCTGCGAAAGCTGGAAGCAGGCCGCCATGGCAGGCTGGATGCCGAACGAAGCGCTGCTGGCTGCACGCTGA
- a CDS encoding acetyl-CoA C-acyltransferase has protein sequence MVQSAKTDVWLAAGVRTPFAKVDGPLSGVDAIALSVPVVKHMIERLGGGKPDFAVWGNVVPNLTWSNIAREILMDAGVDPTVPATSTVMACSTSMMGVFEAAGMIDGEVRNLALVGGVDSLSQVQLGLGMSLSNWVRQFQTARSLGQKLSHAIDLKLSDVRLYIPAVSNRTTGMSMGEHTEITAKVWNISREAQDQIALDSHQRAVAAWNRGFFDDLVIPFDGVKRDTIPRKDTSLEKLARLSPSFDRTSGKGTLTAGNSSPLTDGASSIWVASRKGLEKLPANTPRVKLIDWEIASVDFRTEGLLMAPPYAIPRLLARHSLTYADIHLWEIHEAFAAQVLAHIKALESPEFVRDKAGVNAEFGKFPRERMNPNGGSTAIGHPFGATGARILSQAVKALAAMPKGSRAIVSICADGGQGTVALLEAA, from the coding sequence ATGGTGCAATCTGCAAAAACCGATGTGTGGCTGGCGGCAGGTGTTCGCACGCCGTTTGCGAAAGTCGACGGCCCGCTGTCGGGTGTCGATGCCATCGCGCTGTCGGTTCCGGTGGTCAAGCACATGATCGAGCGTCTTGGTGGCGGCAAGCCAGACTTCGCGGTCTGGGGCAACGTCGTGCCCAACCTCACCTGGAGCAATATCGCACGCGAAATCCTGATGGATGCGGGTGTCGATCCGACGGTGCCTGCCACTTCCACCGTCATGGCCTGTTCGACCAGCATGATGGGCGTGTTCGAAGCCGCCGGCATGATCGACGGCGAGGTGCGAAACCTAGCGCTGGTCGGCGGCGTTGACAGCCTCAGCCAGGTTCAGCTTGGGCTCGGCATGTCGCTGTCGAACTGGGTGCGCCAGTTTCAGACCGCGCGCTCGCTGGGACAAAAGCTTAGCCATGCCATCGATCTCAAGCTCAGCGATGTGCGTCTCTACATTCCGGCGGTCAGCAACCGCACCACTGGCATGAGCATGGGCGAGCATACGGAGATCACCGCCAAGGTGTGGAACATCTCGCGCGAAGCGCAGGACCAGATCGCGCTGGACAGCCATCAGCGCGCGGTGGCGGCGTGGAATCGCGGATTTTTCGACGACCTCGTGATCCCGTTCGACGGCGTGAAGCGCGACACGATTCCGCGCAAGGACACCTCGCTGGAGAAGCTGGCGCGGCTGTCGCCGTCATTCGATCGCACCAGCGGCAAAGGCACGCTGACGGCCGGCAATTCATCGCCGCTCACCGACGGCGCATCGAGCATCTGGGTGGCCTCAAGAAAGGGATTGGAGAAGCTTCCCGCCAACACACCGCGCGTAAAGCTGATCGACTGGGAAATCGCGTCGGTGGATTTTCGCACCGAGGGTTTGCTGATGGCGCCGCCCTATGCGATCCCGCGGCTGCTCGCGCGCCATTCGCTGACCTATGCGGACATTCACCTTTGGGAAATTCACGAAGCCTTCGCGGCGCAGGTGCTGGCGCATATCAAGGCGCTGGAGAGCCCGGAGTTTGTCCGCGACAAGGCCGGCGTCAATGCAGAGTTCGGAAAGTTTCCGCGTGAGCGCATGAATCCGAACGGCGGCTCTACCGCGATTGGCCATCCGTTCGGCGCCACCGGCGCGCGTATCCTCAGTCAGGCAGTCAAGGCGCTGGCGGCGATGCCGAAGGGAAGCCGCGCTATCGTCAGCATCTGCGCCGACGGCGGGCAGGGCACAGTGGCGCTGCTGGAAGCGGCTTGA
- a CDS encoding GNAT family N-acetyltransferase codes for MSAPFTLRPYAAGDENAAIDLWHRTWQQAYPSIDFAQRLEGWRARWRDELVPAAQIVVAEQNGKMAGFITIDASGYLDQLVVAPEAWGSDLGNVLIAEAKMMAPDGITLLVNTDNARAIRFYERNGFIHTHDDVNPVSGRKVYGMAWKP; via the coding sequence ATGAGCGCACCCTTTACGCTCCGGCCCTATGCGGCCGGCGACGAGAACGCAGCGATCGACCTGTGGCATCGCACCTGGCAACAGGCCTATCCGTCGATCGACTTCGCGCAGCGGCTTGAAGGCTGGCGCGCACGCTGGCGCGATGAACTGGTTCCCGCCGCGCAAATCGTCGTCGCCGAACAGAACGGCAAGATGGCCGGCTTCATCACCATCGATGCATCGGGCTATCTCGACCAACTCGTGGTCGCGCCGGAAGCATGGGGATCGGACCTCGGCAACGTGCTCATCGCCGAGGCGAAAATGATGGCGCCGGACGGCATTACGCTACTGGTCAACACCGACAATGCCCGTGCGATCCGCTTTTATGAGCGCAACGGCTTCATCCACACCCATGACGACGTCAATCCGGTGTCAGGACGAAAGGTCTACGGCATGGCGTGGAAGCCGTAA
- a CDS encoding peptidoglycan -binding protein — protein MALSRSRRNDSGFNYWPGFVDALSTLVLAIVFLLSVFLVVQFFLSQEVTGKDKALERLNAQIAQLNDLLSLEKLGKLNLDEQLSQMRAGLASAEAERDRVKGLYDGLAGAGASAAGRATELGKALDSEKQVTARALAQIEVLNQQISALRRQLAALEEALDASEKRDKESQTRIADLGQRLNVALAQRVQELSRYRSEFFGRLRAILGNRPDVRIVGDRFVFQSEVFFDTGQALLLPEGRAELDKLATALIDLDNQIPKEIAWVLRVDGHTDVRPINSPQFKSNWELSSARAISVVQYLVSLGVPAQRLVAAGFAEFQPLDPEKTEEAYKRNRRIELKLTER, from the coding sequence ATGGCGCTTTCGCGTTCACGCAGGAACGACAGCGGCTTCAACTACTGGCCGGGCTTCGTCGATGCGCTGTCGACGCTGGTTCTCGCCATCGTATTCCTGCTGTCGGTGTTTCTGGTGGTGCAGTTCTTCCTGTCGCAGGAAGTCACCGGCAAGGACAAGGCGCTCGAGCGGCTGAACGCGCAGATCGCACAGCTCAACGATCTGCTGTCGCTCGAAAAACTCGGCAAGCTGAACCTCGACGAGCAACTCTCCCAGATGCGCGCCGGACTTGCCTCCGCCGAGGCCGAGCGCGATCGCGTCAAAGGCCTGTATGACGGCCTCGCAGGCGCCGGTGCCAGTGCTGCGGGCCGTGCCACCGAACTCGGCAAGGCGCTGGACTCCGAGAAACAGGTGACCGCCCGCGCGCTGGCGCAGATCGAAGTGCTGAACCAGCAGATCAGCGCGCTGCGCCGGCAACTGGCGGCCCTTGAGGAAGCACTCGATGCCTCGGAGAAGCGCGACAAGGAATCCCAGACCCGAATCGCCGATCTCGGTCAGCGGCTGAACGTGGCATTGGCGCAGCGGGTGCAGGAACTGTCGCGCTATCGCTCCGAATTCTTCGGACGGCTGCGCGCCATCCTCGGCAACCGCCCCGATGTGCGCATCGTCGGTGACCGCTTCGTATTCCAGTCCGAGGTATTTTTCGACACCGGGCAGGCGCTGCTGCTGCCGGAAGGCCGCGCCGAACTCGACAAGCTCGCAACCGCGCTGATCGATCTCGACAACCAAATTCCGAAAGAGATCGCCTGGGTGCTGCGCGTCGACGGCCACACTGACGTGCGGCCGATCAACAGCCCGCAGTTCAAATCGAACTGGGAGCTTTCATCAGCACGCGCGATCTCGGTGGTGCAGTATCTGGTCTCACTCGGCGTACCGGCGCAGCGGCTGGTCGCGGCGGGGTTCGCGGAATTCCAGCCGCTTGATCCCGAGAAGACTGAAGAGGCCTACAAGCGCAACCGTCGCATCGAATTGAAGCTCACCGAGCGATGA